From the Solanum pennellii chromosome 4, SPENNV200 genome, one window contains:
- the LOC107017966 gene encoding protein BASIC PENTACYSTEINE2-like: MDDDGLNMRNWGYYEPSLKGHLGLQLMSSMVDRDAKPYLTRRENPIMLGANGVFHSRDSIIPEAPLSHIDYVRDSWINHRDKFLHMFPGSPYTSVLPDASASTPMQMVQQPDTTKDVGVNVEEPSVKKESGPSKRKTGGATPKAPKAKKSKKVSSAPKENGNPSQRAKPAKKSMDIVLNGIDMDISVIPIPVCSCTGSPQQCYRWGCGGWQSACCTTSISMYPLPMSTKRRGARIAGRKMSQGAFKKVLEKLAAEGYNFANPIDLRTHWAKHGTNKFVTIR; encoded by the coding sequence ATGGATGACGACGGCTTGAACATGAGGAACTGGGGTTATTATGAACCTTCCCTTAAAGGGCATCTAGGTCTTCAGCTGATGTCATCGATGGTTGATCGAGATGCAAAACCTTATCTTACTAGGCGTGAGAATCCAATTATGCTCGGTGCTAATGGGGTGTTCCATTCCCGGGATTCTATCATCCCAGAAGCACCTTTATCTCACATTGACTATGTAAGGGACAGTTGGATAAATCACAGAGACAAATTTCTTCATATGTTTCCGGGGAGTCCTTACACTTCAGTTCTCCCTGATGCTTCTGCAAGTACTCCCATGCAAATGGTACAACAACCTGATACAACTAAGGATGTGGGGGTGAATGTTGAGGAACCAAGTGTTAAGAAAGAAAGTGGTCCTTCAAAGAGAAAGACTGGTGGTGCCACTCCCAAAGCTCCCAAAGCAAAGAAGTCAAAGAAAGTGTCATCTGCACCCAAGGAAAATGGCAACCCCTCTCAACGAGCAAAACCAGCAAAGAAGAGCATGGACATTGTATTAAATGGTATTGATATGGACATTTCTGTCATTCCTATACCAGTTTGTTCCTGTACTGGTTCTCCTCAGCAATGCTATCGATGGGGATGTGGTGGCTGGCAGTCAGCTTGTTGCACCACTAGCATATCAATGTATCCACTTCCAATGAGTACTAAAAGACGTGGAGCAAGGATTGCTGGAAGAAAGATGAGCCAGGGAGCATTCAAGAAGGTTTTGGAGAAACTTGCTGCAGAAGGATACAATTTTGCTAATCCAATTGATCTGAGGACTCACTGGGCCAAACATGGTACCAACAAGTTTGTGACAATCAGGTAG
- the LOC107017983 gene encoding G-type lectin S-receptor-like serine/threonine-protein kinase At1g11330 isoform X3 — translation MNGEEEILWSSNVSTSQVYIWKGSQPYWRSGQWNGQIFIGVQDMYSVSSDGFNVVNNREGTVYLTGPGDFDFLTKFVLDWKGNLVQSYWDVNETTWKIIWSTPNNDCEVYGMCGPFGSCNHLESPICSCLKGFEPKHREEWEKGNWASGCLRRKVLQCEVRNNSGDSSKEDGFLKIGSIKLPDFAERSSTREDQCRSQCLGNCSCIAYAYDSGIGCMSWNNNLIDIQQFQSRGEDLYIRMAHSELDHHKDIKKIVIPVILGFLTLCVCLFLCCRRMARRRGVKRKKINVLGDRSAVHMEELPVFSLDTLANATSQFHEDKKLGQGGFGPVYMGKLEDGKEIAVKKLSKASGQGLEEFMNEVLVISKVQHRNLVRLLGCCVDKEEKMLIYEYMPKKSLDVFLFDEGHRGILDWRKCSTIIEGVGRGLLYLHRDSRLKIIHRDLKPSNILLDNDFNPKISDFGMARIFGSDQDQADTRRVVGTYGYMAPEYAMKGRFSEKSDVFSFGVLVLEIISGRKSTSSWTETSSFSLFGYAWMLWKEEDLSTFIDPFILNPSSEMEIKKCIQIGLLCVQEFAEDRPSISSVLAMLTSETTSIPTPSQPAFTERHDCIFKMCNETNCTLNNISITNITGR, via the exons ATGAATGGGGAGGAGGAGATTCTTTGGTCATCAAATGTTTCAACCTCTCAG GTGTATATCTGGAAAGGTAGTCAGCCCTATTGGCGAAGTGGTCAATGGAATGGCCAGATCTTTATCGGAGTGCAGGATATGTATTCTGTGTCGTCTGATGGATTCAATGTAGTGAACAATCGCGAAGGTACCGTATATCTTACTGGCCCTGGTGATTTTGATTTCTTAACGAAATTTGTCTTGGATTGGAAAGGTAACTTGGTTCAATCATATTGGGATGTGAATGAGACGACCTGGAAGATAATATGGTCAACTCCCAATAACGATTGTGAAGTTTATGGAATGTGTGGTCCATTTGGTAGCTGCAATCATTTGGAGTCGCCGATTTGTTCTTGTCTGAAAGGTTTCGAGCCAAAGCACAGGGAAGAATGGGAAAAGGGGAATTGGGCTAGTGGTTGTCTTAGGAGGAAAGTTTTGCAATGTGAAGTAAGGAATAACTCAGGGGATTCAAGTAAAGAAGACGGATTTCTAAAGATAGGGTCAATAAAATTGCCTGATTTTGCAGAAAGGTCATCGACTAGAGAAGACCAGTGTAGAAGCCAATGTTTGGGAAATTGTTCCTGCATTGCGTATGCATATGACTCAGGTATTGGCTGTATGTCGTGGAATAACAACTTGATTGATATTCAGCAGTTCCAAAGCAGGGGGGAAGATCTCTATATTCGCATGGCACATTCAGAGCTTG ATCATCATAAAGACATAAAGAAAATTGTAATTCCAGTAATCCTTGGTTTTCTTACACTCTGTGTTTGTCTGTTCCTTTGTTGTAGAAGGATGGCCAGACGTAGAG GAGTAAAAAGGAAGAAGATAAATGTACTTGGTGACAGAAGTGCAGTTCATATGGAAGAGTTACCAGTCTTCAGCCTCGATACACTTGCAAATGCAACATCCCAGTTCCATGAGGATAAGAAGCTTGGTCAGGGCGGTTTTGGTCCAGTTTACATG GGAAAATTGGAAGATGGGAAAGAAATAGCAGTCAAGAAGCTTTCAAAAGCCTCGGGACAAGGGCTGGAGGAGTTCATGAATGAAGTGTTGGTGATCTCTAAAGTTCAACATAGAAACCTTGTTAGACTCTTGGGATGTTGCGTTGATAAAGAGGAGAAGATGttgatttatgaatatatgcccAAGAAAAGCTTGGATGTGTTTCTCTTTG ATGAAGGACACCGAGGCATTTTGGATTGGAGAAAATGTTCCACTATAATCGAAGGGGTTGGTCGAGGACTCCTTTATCTTCACAGAGATTCAAGATTGAAGATAATTCATAGAGATCTGAAGCCAAGTAACATTTTGCTCGATAATGACTTCAATCCAAAGATTTCAGATTTTGGCATGGCTAGGATTTTCGGGTCTGACCAAGATCAAGCAGACACAAGGAGAGTAGTTGGTACTTA TGGATACATGGCTCCAGAATATGCAATGAAAGGAAGATTCTCTGAGAAATCCGACGTCTTCAGCTTTGGAGTTCTAGTGTTAGAGATCATCAGTGGCCGAAAAAGTACAAGTTCTTGGACTGAGACATCCTCTTTTAGCCTTTTCGGATAT GCATGGATGTTATGGAAAGAAGAAGATTTATCAACTTTTATCGATCCATTCATATTGAATCCGAGCTCAGAAATGGAGATAAAAAAATGCATACAGATTGGTTTACTATGCGTTCAAGAATTTGCTGAAGACAGGCCAAGTATTTCATCAGTTCTTGCTATGCTTACCAGTGAAACTACAAGTATTCCTACACCATCACAACCTGCTTTTACAGAAAGACATGATTGTATCTTCAAAATGTGCAATGAAACTAATTGTACTTTGAACAATATCAGTATCACAAACATAACTGGTAgatga
- the LOC107017983 gene encoding G-type lectin S-receptor-like serine/threonine-protein kinase At1g11330 isoform X2: MNGEEEILWSSNVSTSQSFEHPSDSIVPKMSISENTRTGERIEVKSWRSPWDPNFGNFSLLMNSGFIPQVYIWKGSQPYWRSGQWNGQIFIGVQDMYSVSSDGFNVVNNREGTVYLTGPGDFDFLTKFVLDWKGNLVQSYWDVNETTWKIIWSTPNNDCEVYGMCGPFGSCNHLESPICSCLKGFEPKHREEWEKGNWASGCLRRKVLQCEVRNNSGDSSKEDGFLKIGSIKLPDFAERSSTREDQCRSQCLGNCSCIAYAYDSGIGCMSWNNNLIDIQQFQSRGEDLYIRMAHSELDHHKDIKKIVIPVILGFLTLCVCLFLCCRRMARRRGVKRKKINVLGDRSAVHMEELPVFSLDTLANATSQFHEDKKLGQGGFGPVYMGKLEDGKEIAVKKLSKASGQGLEEFMNEVLVISKVQHRNLVRLLGCCVDKEEKMLIYEYMPKKSLDVFLFDEGHRGILDWRKCSTIIEGVGRGLLYLHRDSRLKIIHRDLKPSNILLDNDFNPKISDFGMARIFGSDQDQADTRRVVGTYGYMAPEYAMKGRFSEKSDVFSFGVLVLEIISGRKSTSSWTETSSFSLFGYAWMLWKEEDLSTFIDPFILNPSSEMEIKKCIQIGLLCVQEFAEDRPSISSVLAMLTSETTSIPTPSQPAFTERHDCIFKMCNETNCTLNNISITNITGR, translated from the exons ATGAATGGGGAGGAGGAGATTCTTTGGTCATCAAATGTTTCAACCTCTCAG AGTTTTGAACATCCTTCTGATTCAATTGTCCCTAAAATGAGTATAAGTGAAAACACAAGGACAGGGGAGAGGATAGAAGTAAAATCTTGGAGAAGCCCTTGGGATCCTAATTTCGGAAACTTTTCTCTATTAATGAATTCTGGATTCATTCCTCAGGTGTATATCTGGAAAGGTAGTCAGCCCTATTGGCGAAGTGGTCAATGGAATGGCCAGATCTTTATCGGAGTGCAGGATATGTATTCTGTGTCGTCTGATGGATTCAATGTAGTGAACAATCGCGAAGGTACCGTATATCTTACTGGCCCTGGTGATTTTGATTTCTTAACGAAATTTGTCTTGGATTGGAAAGGTAACTTGGTTCAATCATATTGGGATGTGAATGAGACGACCTGGAAGATAATATGGTCAACTCCCAATAACGATTGTGAAGTTTATGGAATGTGTGGTCCATTTGGTAGCTGCAATCATTTGGAGTCGCCGATTTGTTCTTGTCTGAAAGGTTTCGAGCCAAAGCACAGGGAAGAATGGGAAAAGGGGAATTGGGCTAGTGGTTGTCTTAGGAGGAAAGTTTTGCAATGTGAAGTAAGGAATAACTCAGGGGATTCAAGTAAAGAAGACGGATTTCTAAAGATAGGGTCAATAAAATTGCCTGATTTTGCAGAAAGGTCATCGACTAGAGAAGACCAGTGTAGAAGCCAATGTTTGGGAAATTGTTCCTGCATTGCGTATGCATATGACTCAGGTATTGGCTGTATGTCGTGGAATAACAACTTGATTGATATTCAGCAGTTCCAAAGCAGGGGGGAAGATCTCTATATTCGCATGGCACATTCAGAGCTTG ATCATCATAAAGACATAAAGAAAATTGTAATTCCAGTAATCCTTGGTTTTCTTACACTCTGTGTTTGTCTGTTCCTTTGTTGTAGAAGGATGGCCAGACGTAGAG GAGTAAAAAGGAAGAAGATAAATGTACTTGGTGACAGAAGTGCAGTTCATATGGAAGAGTTACCAGTCTTCAGCCTCGATACACTTGCAAATGCAACATCCCAGTTCCATGAGGATAAGAAGCTTGGTCAGGGCGGTTTTGGTCCAGTTTACATG GGAAAATTGGAAGATGGGAAAGAAATAGCAGTCAAGAAGCTTTCAAAAGCCTCGGGACAAGGGCTGGAGGAGTTCATGAATGAAGTGTTGGTGATCTCTAAAGTTCAACATAGAAACCTTGTTAGACTCTTGGGATGTTGCGTTGATAAAGAGGAGAAGATGttgatttatgaatatatgcccAAGAAAAGCTTGGATGTGTTTCTCTTTG ATGAAGGACACCGAGGCATTTTGGATTGGAGAAAATGTTCCACTATAATCGAAGGGGTTGGTCGAGGACTCCTTTATCTTCACAGAGATTCAAGATTGAAGATAATTCATAGAGATCTGAAGCCAAGTAACATTTTGCTCGATAATGACTTCAATCCAAAGATTTCAGATTTTGGCATGGCTAGGATTTTCGGGTCTGACCAAGATCAAGCAGACACAAGGAGAGTAGTTGGTACTTA TGGATACATGGCTCCAGAATATGCAATGAAAGGAAGATTCTCTGAGAAATCCGACGTCTTCAGCTTTGGAGTTCTAGTGTTAGAGATCATCAGTGGCCGAAAAAGTACAAGTTCTTGGACTGAGACATCCTCTTTTAGCCTTTTCGGATAT GCATGGATGTTATGGAAAGAAGAAGATTTATCAACTTTTATCGATCCATTCATATTGAATCCGAGCTCAGAAATGGAGATAAAAAAATGCATACAGATTGGTTTACTATGCGTTCAAGAATTTGCTGAAGACAGGCCAAGTATTTCATCAGTTCTTGCTATGCTTACCAGTGAAACTACAAGTATTCCTACACCATCACAACCTGCTTTTACAGAAAGACATGATTGTATCTTCAAAATGTGCAATGAAACTAATTGTACTTTGAACAATATCAGTATCACAAACATAACTGGTAgatga
- the LOC107017983 gene encoding G-type lectin S-receptor-like serine/threonine-protein kinase At1g11330 isoform X1 encodes MNGEEEILWSSNVSTSQVNSIALLQDSGNFVLVDHLNNGSTIWQSFEHPSDSIVPKMSISENTRTGERIEVKSWRSPWDPNFGNFSLLMNSGFIPQVYIWKGSQPYWRSGQWNGQIFIGVQDMYSVSSDGFNVVNNREGTVYLTGPGDFDFLTKFVLDWKGNLVQSYWDVNETTWKIIWSTPNNDCEVYGMCGPFGSCNHLESPICSCLKGFEPKHREEWEKGNWASGCLRRKVLQCEVRNNSGDSSKEDGFLKIGSIKLPDFAERSSTREDQCRSQCLGNCSCIAYAYDSGIGCMSWNNNLIDIQQFQSRGEDLYIRMAHSELDHHKDIKKIVIPVILGFLTLCVCLFLCCRRMARRRGVKRKKINVLGDRSAVHMEELPVFSLDTLANATSQFHEDKKLGQGGFGPVYMGKLEDGKEIAVKKLSKASGQGLEEFMNEVLVISKVQHRNLVRLLGCCVDKEEKMLIYEYMPKKSLDVFLFDEGHRGILDWRKCSTIIEGVGRGLLYLHRDSRLKIIHRDLKPSNILLDNDFNPKISDFGMARIFGSDQDQADTRRVVGTYGYMAPEYAMKGRFSEKSDVFSFGVLVLEIISGRKSTSSWTETSSFSLFGYAWMLWKEEDLSTFIDPFILNPSSEMEIKKCIQIGLLCVQEFAEDRPSISSVLAMLTSETTSIPTPSQPAFTERHDCIFKMCNETNCTLNNISITNITGR; translated from the exons ATGAATGGGGAGGAGGAGATTCTTTGGTCATCAAATGTTTCAACCTCTCAGGTAAACTCAATTGCCCTTCTCCAAGATTCTGGGAACTTTGTTCTTGTAGATCATCTGAATAATGGGAGCACAATATGGCAGAGTTTTGAACATCCTTCTGATTCAATTGTCCCTAAAATGAGTATAAGTGAAAACACAAGGACAGGGGAGAGGATAGAAGTAAAATCTTGGAGAAGCCCTTGGGATCCTAATTTCGGAAACTTTTCTCTATTAATGAATTCTGGATTCATTCCTCAGGTGTATATCTGGAAAGGTAGTCAGCCCTATTGGCGAAGTGGTCAATGGAATGGCCAGATCTTTATCGGAGTGCAGGATATGTATTCTGTGTCGTCTGATGGATTCAATGTAGTGAACAATCGCGAAGGTACCGTATATCTTACTGGCCCTGGTGATTTTGATTTCTTAACGAAATTTGTCTTGGATTGGAAAGGTAACTTGGTTCAATCATATTGGGATGTGAATGAGACGACCTGGAAGATAATATGGTCAACTCCCAATAACGATTGTGAAGTTTATGGAATGTGTGGTCCATTTGGTAGCTGCAATCATTTGGAGTCGCCGATTTGTTCTTGTCTGAAAGGTTTCGAGCCAAAGCACAGGGAAGAATGGGAAAAGGGGAATTGGGCTAGTGGTTGTCTTAGGAGGAAAGTTTTGCAATGTGAAGTAAGGAATAACTCAGGGGATTCAAGTAAAGAAGACGGATTTCTAAAGATAGGGTCAATAAAATTGCCTGATTTTGCAGAAAGGTCATCGACTAGAGAAGACCAGTGTAGAAGCCAATGTTTGGGAAATTGTTCCTGCATTGCGTATGCATATGACTCAGGTATTGGCTGTATGTCGTGGAATAACAACTTGATTGATATTCAGCAGTTCCAAAGCAGGGGGGAAGATCTCTATATTCGCATGGCACATTCAGAGCTTG ATCATCATAAAGACATAAAGAAAATTGTAATTCCAGTAATCCTTGGTTTTCTTACACTCTGTGTTTGTCTGTTCCTTTGTTGTAGAAGGATGGCCAGACGTAGAG GAGTAAAAAGGAAGAAGATAAATGTACTTGGTGACAGAAGTGCAGTTCATATGGAAGAGTTACCAGTCTTCAGCCTCGATACACTTGCAAATGCAACATCCCAGTTCCATGAGGATAAGAAGCTTGGTCAGGGCGGTTTTGGTCCAGTTTACATG GGAAAATTGGAAGATGGGAAAGAAATAGCAGTCAAGAAGCTTTCAAAAGCCTCGGGACAAGGGCTGGAGGAGTTCATGAATGAAGTGTTGGTGATCTCTAAAGTTCAACATAGAAACCTTGTTAGACTCTTGGGATGTTGCGTTGATAAAGAGGAGAAGATGttgatttatgaatatatgcccAAGAAAAGCTTGGATGTGTTTCTCTTTG ATGAAGGACACCGAGGCATTTTGGATTGGAGAAAATGTTCCACTATAATCGAAGGGGTTGGTCGAGGACTCCTTTATCTTCACAGAGATTCAAGATTGAAGATAATTCATAGAGATCTGAAGCCAAGTAACATTTTGCTCGATAATGACTTCAATCCAAAGATTTCAGATTTTGGCATGGCTAGGATTTTCGGGTCTGACCAAGATCAAGCAGACACAAGGAGAGTAGTTGGTACTTA TGGATACATGGCTCCAGAATATGCAATGAAAGGAAGATTCTCTGAGAAATCCGACGTCTTCAGCTTTGGAGTTCTAGTGTTAGAGATCATCAGTGGCCGAAAAAGTACAAGTTCTTGGACTGAGACATCCTCTTTTAGCCTTTTCGGATAT GCATGGATGTTATGGAAAGAAGAAGATTTATCAACTTTTATCGATCCATTCATATTGAATCCGAGCTCAGAAATGGAGATAAAAAAATGCATACAGATTGGTTTACTATGCGTTCAAGAATTTGCTGAAGACAGGCCAAGTATTTCATCAGTTCTTGCTATGCTTACCAGTGAAACTACAAGTATTCCTACACCATCACAACCTGCTTTTACAGAAAGACATGATTGTATCTTCAAAATGTGCAATGAAACTAATTGTACTTTGAACAATATCAGTATCACAAACATAACTGGTAgatga